The Medicago truncatula cultivar Jemalong A17 chromosome 4, MtrunA17r5.0-ANR, whole genome shotgun sequence genome includes a region encoding these proteins:
- the LOC25492649 gene encoding cyanogenic beta-glucosidase: protein MRYFLFSLFFPTFIITFTYGQEIINTTPPQVGSLNRKDFPEGFIFGTASSAYQYEGAASEGGRGASIWDTFTHRYPQKITDGNNGDVAVDSYHRYKEDVGIMKDMNLDAYRFSISWSRILPDGKLSGGINQEGIDYYNNLINELVANGLQPFVTLFHWDLPQTLEDEYGGFLSPLIIKDFQDYAELCFKTFGDRVKHWITLNEPWTYSQDGYANGEMAPGRCSSWLNPNCTGGDSGTEPYLVAHYQLLAHAAVVNLYKTKYQVSQKGVIGITLVINYFVPLSDNKLDIKAAERATDFMFGWFMDPLANGDYPKTMRALVRSRLPKFTKEQSKLVSGSFDFIGINYYSSCYASDAPQLSNGKPSYLTDSLSRFSFERDGKTIGLNVASNWLYVYPRAIRDFLIQVKEKYNNPLIYITENGINEYDDPSLSLEESLMDTYRVDYHYRHLFYLNEAIKAGVNVKGYFAWSLLDNFEWHKGYTVRFGMTFVDYKNGLKRYQKLSGLWFKNFLTPDNKKVYIDSI, encoded by the exons ATGAGATATTtcctattttctctcttctttccaaCATTCATCATTACTTTCACATATGGTCAAGAAATAATTAATACTACTCCACCACAAGTAGGTTCATTGAATAGGAAAGATTTTCCTGAAGGCTTCATCTTTGGCACAGCATCTTCTGCATATCAATATGAAGGTGCAGCAAGTGAAGGTGGAAGAGGAGCAAGTATATGGGATACTTTCACTCATAGATATCCTCAAAAAATCACTGATGGAAACAATGGAGACGTTGCGGTTGACTCGTATCATCGATATAAGGAAGATGTTGGTATCATGAAGGATATGAACTTGGATGCATACAGATTTTCCATATCTTGGTCTAGAATACTCCCAGATGGGAAACTAAGTGGAGGAATTAATCAAGAAGGAATCGACTATTACAACAACCTCATCAATGAGTTGGTGGCAAATG GTTTACAACCATTTGTAACTCTTTTTCATTGGGATCTTCCTCAAACTCTAGAAGATGAATATGGCGGCTTCTTAAGTCCTCTCATCAT AAAAGACTTTCAAGACTATGCGGAACTTTGCTTCAAAACATTTGGAGATAGAGTAAAACATTGGATAACTTTGAATGAACCATGGACTTACAGTCAAGATGGGTATGCAAATGGTGAAATGGCACCGGGCCGATGCTCTTCTTGGTTGAATCCAAATTGCACCGGCGGTGATTCTGGAACCGAACCTTATTTAGTTGCACATTATCAACTTCTAGCTCATGCAGCAGTTGTTAATTTGTACAAGACCAAGTATCAAGTCTCTCAAAAGGGTGTGATAGGTATAACATTGGTTATTAACTATTTTGTGCCACTCTCAGATAATAAACTTGATATAAAGGCTGCTGAACGAGCTACAGACTTTATGTTTGGATG GTTTATGGATCCCTTGGCCAATGGAGATTATCCTAAAACCATGAGAGCCTTAGTCAGATCAAGGTTACCAAAGTTTACAAAAGAGCAATCTAAGCTAGTGAGtggttcatttgattttattggcATAAACTATTACTCTTCTTGCTATGCTTCTGATGCACCTCAATTAAGCAATGGCAAACCTAGCTACCTAACTGATTCTCTTTCTCGTTTTTCAT TTGAACGTGATGGAAAAACCATTGGTCTAAAT GTTGCTTCAAATTGGTTGTATGTTTATCCAAGAGCAATTCGAGACTTTCTGATAcaagttaaagaaaaatataacaacccTTTAATTTATATTACTGAAAATG GTATTAATGAGTACGATGATCCATCCTTATCCCTTGAAGAATCTCTTATGGATACATATAGAGTTGATTATCATTATCGTCATTTATTCTATCTTAATGAGGCAATCAA GGCTGGTGTAAATGTCAAGGGATACTTTGCATGGTCCTTGTTGGACAATTTTGAATGGCACAAAGGTTATACTGTGAGATTTGGAATGACCTTTGTAGATTACAAAAATGGTTTGAAAAGATATCAAAAGCTCTCAGGGTTGTGGTTCAAGAATTTTCTTACACCAGACAACAAAAAAGTTTACATAGATTCCATTTAA
- the LOC25492651 gene encoding endonuclease III homolog 1, chloroplastic isoform X2, whose protein sequence is MLPYKYISKTKMLVVPSSSHCFVSGSWRIKATIMSDTTTTFASIKPSDSDPTSGASASQPVHVYVRRNKKAKGITTTTTTNMTKLQQNQHLPSTQTHKKFGLPEIEDFAYKGSNELTQCFKSPAHWEETLEGIRKMRCSGDAPVDTMGCEKAGSTLPPKERRFAVLVSSLLSSQTKDHINHGAIQRLLQNDLLTPDAINNADEETIKKLIYPVGFYTRKATNLKKIAHICLMKYGGDIPSKIEQLLQLPGIGPKMAHLVMNVAWNDVQGICVDTHVHRICNRLGWVSKLGTKQKTLTPEETRVSLQLWLPREEWDPINPLLVGFGQTICTPLRPRCGECSISHLCPSAFKEAAGSSPVSKSTKSGRNKKR, encoded by the exons ATGCTTCCATACAAATACATctccaaaacaaaaatgttggtcgttccctcttcttctcattGCTTTGTTTCGGGGAGCTGGAGAATCAAAGCTACGATCATGTCTGATACTACAACAACATTCGCTTCCATCAAACCCTCCGACTCCGACCCCACATCTGGCGCTTCAGCTTCCCAACCAGTTCATGTCTACGTCCGAAGAAACAAAAAAGCCAAAggaatcaccaccaccaccaccaccaacatgacaaaacttcaacaaaatcaacatcTTCCTTCAACACAGACTCATAAA AAGTTTGGTTTGCCTGAAATTGAAGACTTTGCATATAAAGGATCAAATGAATTGACTCAGTGCT TTAAATCACCTGCACACTGGGAAGAGACACTTGAGGGTATTCGCAAAATGAGGTGTTCTGGAGATGCACCAGTAGACACTATGGGATGTGAGAAAGCTGGTTCTACACTACCTCCTAAG GAAAGGCGATTTGCTGTCCTGGTATCTTCTCTTTTATCAAGCCAAACCAAGGATCATATCAATCATG GGGCAATCCAACGTCTTCTTCAAAACGATCTGCTTACTCCTGATGCAATCAACAATGCTGATGAAGAAACCATAAAAAAGTTGATTTACCCA GTTGGATTTTATACGAGAAAAGCCACTAACTTGAAAAAAATTGCACATATTTGTCTCATGAAGTATGGTGGAGACATACCTAGCAAAATCGAGCAACTACTACAACTTCCAGGCATAGGTCCTAAGATGGCTCATTTG GTTATGAATGTTGCATGGAACGATGTCCAAGGGATATGTGTAGATACTCATGTCCACCGCATTTGCAATCGGCTAGGCTGGGTGTCAAAATTGGGCACGAAACAG AAAACTTTGACACCTGAAGAGACAAGAGTGTCACTGCAACTGTGGCTTCCAAGGGAAGAATGGGATCCAATTAATCCTCTATTG GTTGGATTTGGACAGACAATTTGTACACCACTAAGACCTCGCTGTGGAGAATGTAGTATAAGTCACTTGTGTCCATCCGCGTTCAAGGAGGCCGCAGGTTCAAGTCCAGTTTCCAAATCCACCAAGTCTGGAAGGAACAAAAAGCGCTAA
- the LOC25492651 gene encoding endonuclease III homolog 1, chloroplastic isoform X4, translated as MSLDVTPTEIEVASTTHSIKSPAHWEETLEGIRKMRCSGDAPVDTMGCEKAGSTLPPKERRFAVLVSSLLSSQTKDHINHGAIQRLLQNDLLTPDAINNADEETIKKLIYPVGFYTRKATNLKKIAHICLMKYGGDIPSKIEQLLQLPGIGPKMAHLVMNVAWNDVQGICVDTHVHRICNRLGWVSKLGTKQKTLTPEETRVSLQLWLPREEWDPINPLLVGFGQTICTPLRPRCGECSISHLCPSAFKEAAGSSPVSKSTKSGRNKKR; from the exons ATGAGCTTAGATGTGACTCCAACTGAAATTGAAGTTGCTTCCACAACACATAGCA TTAAATCACCTGCACACTGGGAAGAGACACTTGAGGGTATTCGCAAAATGAGGTGTTCTGGAGATGCACCAGTAGACACTATGGGATGTGAGAAAGCTGGTTCTACACTACCTCCTAAG GAAAGGCGATTTGCTGTCCTGGTATCTTCTCTTTTATCAAGCCAAACCAAGGATCATATCAATCATG GGGCAATCCAACGTCTTCTTCAAAACGATCTGCTTACTCCTGATGCAATCAACAATGCTGATGAAGAAACCATAAAAAAGTTGATTTACCCA GTTGGATTTTATACGAGAAAAGCCACTAACTTGAAAAAAATTGCACATATTTGTCTCATGAAGTATGGTGGAGACATACCTAGCAAAATCGAGCAACTACTACAACTTCCAGGCATAGGTCCTAAGATGGCTCATTTG GTTATGAATGTTGCATGGAACGATGTCCAAGGGATATGTGTAGATACTCATGTCCACCGCATTTGCAATCGGCTAGGCTGGGTGTCAAAATTGGGCACGAAACAG AAAACTTTGACACCTGAAGAGACAAGAGTGTCACTGCAACTGTGGCTTCCAAGGGAAGAATGGGATCCAATTAATCCTCTATTG GTTGGATTTGGACAGACAATTTGTACACCACTAAGACCTCGCTGTGGAGAATGTAGTATAAGTCACTTGTGTCCATCCGCGTTCAAGGAGGCCGCAGGTTCAAGTCCAGTTTCCAAATCCACCAAGTCTGGAAGGAACAAAAAGCGCTAA
- the LOC25492653 gene encoding uncharacterized protein, giving the protein MVASSDVCPTEDAIQVFLQHLVDPLLPQKASVRDNPTTSQQQVIAKQVHSVVLLYNYYHRKQHPELEYLPFNEFCKLIVVLRPPLLAYMKFMQKINEVELIDVEKQLSLTEKGIMDACDICNCLDASKNVPNIEGWPISKVSVLLIDSKKENCFLLFGSITEEVWSVVEKSIDTSSQNSDVPSETKNTYKRRRVIRKPAKDEVKVDEDRLLQVGYSAVKEATGINNTDIMLLGSYTIYSQSKEKEASRFYIMQCSQSINQEVIKVPLKDVIESLQGPLVKRSSSSWTITPVVVYFHVLPYSEVISQGISRNKFSYSLQDLRIVEKNIMVDSPELTESYISKDLDSGIYSKPSEGDIEMHEQKENNGSCTLRPCDSIMETHEMDVNKSSIYPSQNKEKCQKITNAMQFGEHQEKNNPSVQFKSNGSANAIQAMKIDSTRMLNGKGGVKLCANKPNTSYEKDTTGACTPSSNHSNSDKEKPQSLQDSKKRLRTAISSLIRKRNELALQQRKIDGEIAIVDEQIQRMLTDGNDDFVSMIECIMEGCNDVSVTNQEGIGGQQSLPLKRKDLSEARSSCKDLDGVCHENNWVLPTYRISQPNGGFQANVTVNGDKFKCSDEGNLCSTPLEARESAAAKMLNKFKSMGKLTK; this is encoded by the exons ATGGTTGCTTCATCAGATGTGTGTCCAACTGAGGATGCAATTCAGGTGTTTCTACAACATTTGGTTGATCCATTGCTGCCACAAAAAGCTTCGGTTCGAGATAATCCCACAACTTCTCAACAGCAAGTAATTGCTAAACAG GTGCATTCTGTTGTCTTGCTGTACAACTACTACCACAGGAAACAGCATCCAGAATTAGAATATCTGCCATTTAACGAATTTTGCAAGTTGATTGTGGTTCTGAGGCCACCTTTATTGGCATACATGAAATTCAtgcaaaagataaatgaagTAGAGCTCATAGACGTGGAGAAGCAGCTATCATTGACAGAAAAAGGGATTATGGATGCATGTGATATCTGTAACTGTTTAGATGCATCAAAGAATGTTCCTAATATAGAGGGGTGGCCCATATCGAAAGTTTCTGTCCTTTTAATCGACAGCAAGAAGGAGAACTGCTTTTTGCTGTTTGGTTCCATCACTGAGGAGGTATGGTCTGTGGTTGAAAAAAGTATAGACACCTCTAGCCAAAATTCTGATGTCCCATCAGAAACAAAGAATACATACAAAAGGAGAAGAGTCATTAGAAAGCCTGCAAAAGATGAAGTAAAAGTTGATGAAGATAGACTTCTGCAAGTTGGGTATTCTGCTGTAAAGGAAGCTACAG GTATCAATAACACTGATATTATGCTTTTGGGAAGCTACACTATCTATTCTCAAAGCAAAGAGAAGGAAGCTTCTCGCTTTTATATAATGCAGTGCTCCCAGTCAATCAATCAGGAGGTTATTAAAGTTCCCCTCAAAGATGTTATTGAAAG cTTGCAAGGTCCTTTGGTCAAAAGGAGTTCTAGCAGTTGGACGATCACTCCAGTGGTGGTTTACTTCCATGTGCTTCCTTATTCTGAAGTTATCTCACAGGGGATTTCTAG AAATAAATTCTCATATAGTTTACAAGATTTGAGGATAGTGGAGAAAAATATAATGGTCGACAGCCCTGAATTGACAGAGTCCTATATAAGTAAGGACTTGGATTCTGGTATTTATAGTAAACCAAGTGAGGGTGATATTGAAATGCATGAGCAGAAAGAGAACAATGGAAGCTGTACACTTAGACCATGTGATTCTATCATGGAGACCCATGAAATGGATGTGAACAAATCTTCAATTTATCCAtctcaaaataaagaaaaatgccAGAAGATCACCAATGCTATGCAATTTGGTGAACatcaagaaaaaaacaatccatCTGTGCAGTTTAAATCCAATGGCTCTGCCAATGCTATTCAG GCTATGAAGATTGACTCGACAAGGATGCTCAACGGTAAAGGTGGAGTCAAACTTTGTGCTAATAAGCCAAATACCTCATATGAAAAAGACACAACAGGTGCATGTACTCCAAGTTCAAATCATTCTAACTCAGATAAAGAGAAACCCCAAAGTCTTCAAGATTCAAAGAAGAGACTGCGAACTGCTATATCTTCTCTAATAAGAAAGAGGAATGAGCTG GCCCTTCAGCAGCGCAAGATAGATGGTGAGATCGCTATTGTTGATGAACAAATTCAGAGAATGTTAACTG ATGGGAACGATGACTTTGTATCAATGATAGAATGCATTATGGAAGGCTGTAATGATGTATCCGTAACAAATCAAGAAGGGATAGGTGGACAACAAAGCTTACCCCTTAAGAGGAAAGATTTATCAGAGGCTCGAAGTTCATGCAAG GATCTAGATGGTGTATGTCATGAAAACAATTGGGTCCTACCAACTTATCGTATTTCTCAACCAAACG GTGGATTCCAAGCCAATGTAACTGTTAATGGAGACAAGTTTAAGTGTTCCGATGAGGGTAACTTGTGTTCCACTCCTCTTGAAGCAAGAGAATCAGCTGCTGCtaagatgttgaataaatttaaaagtatGGGAAAATTAACCAAGTAA
- the LOC25492651 gene encoding endonuclease III homolog 1, chloroplastic isoform X1, giving the protein MLPYKYISKTKMLVVPSSSHCFVSGSWRIKATIMSDTTTTFASIKPSDSDPTSGASASQPVHVYVRRNKKAKGITTTTTTNMTKLQQNQHLPSTQTHKKFGLPEIEDFAYKGSNELTQCLKSEMSLDVTPTEIEVASTTHSIKSPAHWEETLEGIRKMRCSGDAPVDTMGCEKAGSTLPPKERRFAVLVSSLLSSQTKDHINHGAIQRLLQNDLLTPDAINNADEETIKKLIYPVGFYTRKATNLKKIAHICLMKYGGDIPSKIEQLLQLPGIGPKMAHLVMNVAWNDVQGICVDTHVHRICNRLGWVSKLGTKQKTLTPEETRVSLQLWLPREEWDPINPLLVGFGQTICTPLRPRCGECSISHLCPSAFKEAAGSSPVSKSTKSGRNKKR; this is encoded by the exons ATGCTTCCATACAAATACATctccaaaacaaaaatgttggtcgttccctcttcttctcattGCTTTGTTTCGGGGAGCTGGAGAATCAAAGCTACGATCATGTCTGATACTACAACAACATTCGCTTCCATCAAACCCTCCGACTCCGACCCCACATCTGGCGCTTCAGCTTCCCAACCAGTTCATGTCTACGTCCGAAGAAACAAAAAAGCCAAAggaatcaccaccaccaccaccaccaacatgacaaaacttcaacaaaatcaacatcTTCCTTCAACACAGACTCATAAA AAGTTTGGTTTGCCTGAAATTGAAGACTTTGCATATAAAGGATCAAATGAATTGACTCAGTGCT TAAAATCAGAAATGAGCTTAGATGTGACTCCAACTGAAATTGAAGTTGCTTCCACAACACATAGCA TTAAATCACCTGCACACTGGGAAGAGACACTTGAGGGTATTCGCAAAATGAGGTGTTCTGGAGATGCACCAGTAGACACTATGGGATGTGAGAAAGCTGGTTCTACACTACCTCCTAAG GAAAGGCGATTTGCTGTCCTGGTATCTTCTCTTTTATCAAGCCAAACCAAGGATCATATCAATCATG GGGCAATCCAACGTCTTCTTCAAAACGATCTGCTTACTCCTGATGCAATCAACAATGCTGATGAAGAAACCATAAAAAAGTTGATTTACCCA GTTGGATTTTATACGAGAAAAGCCACTAACTTGAAAAAAATTGCACATATTTGTCTCATGAAGTATGGTGGAGACATACCTAGCAAAATCGAGCAACTACTACAACTTCCAGGCATAGGTCCTAAGATGGCTCATTTG GTTATGAATGTTGCATGGAACGATGTCCAAGGGATATGTGTAGATACTCATGTCCACCGCATTTGCAATCGGCTAGGCTGGGTGTCAAAATTGGGCACGAAACAG AAAACTTTGACACCTGAAGAGACAAGAGTGTCACTGCAACTGTGGCTTCCAAGGGAAGAATGGGATCCAATTAATCCTCTATTG GTTGGATTTGGACAGACAATTTGTACACCACTAAGACCTCGCTGTGGAGAATGTAGTATAAGTCACTTGTGTCCATCCGCGTTCAAGGAGGCCGCAGGTTCAAGTCCAGTTTCCAAATCCACCAAGTCTGGAAGGAACAAAAAGCGCTAA
- the LOC25492650 gene encoding gamma-secretase subunit APH1-like — MTVAAGIGYALIALGPSLSIFVSVISKKPFLILTLLASTLLWLISLIALSGIWRAFLPFNPTAVWPYAILILSSVAFQEALRLFFWKIFKRLEDMLDAFADRVSKPHLFLTDKMLIALAGGLGHGVAHAVFFCISLLTPAFGPATYFVDKCSKIPFFLLSAVIALAFVTIHTFSMVIAFNGYAEGNKVDRYFVPIVHVIAGMLTMVNLAPGGCAVGIPLLYFTAILTLIHCGRMVWRRLTENPIRPSHS; from the exons ATGACAGTAGCAGCAGGAATCGGGTACGCGCTGATAGCACTAGGACCATCTCTCTCCATCTTCGTTTCCGTCATTTCCAAAAAACCATTCTTAATTCTAACTCTTCTCGCTAG TACACTATTATGGCTTATAAGCTTAATTGCTTTGTCTGGTATATGGAGAGCTTTTCTTCCATTCAATCCAACTGCTGTTTGGCCTTATGCAATCCTCATTCTCTCTTCTGTTGCTTTTCAAGAAGCTCTTAGACTTTTCTTCTGGAAAATATTCAA GAGGTTAGAAGATATGTTAGATGCTTTTGCTGATAGAGTATCAAAGCCACATCTTTTCCTGACAGATAAGATGCTGATTGCTCTGG CTGGTGGTTTGGGTCATGGTGTGGCCCATGCCGTGTTCTTCTGTATCAGCCTATTAACTCCTGCATTTGGTCCAGCTACATATTTTGTTGATAAGTGTtcaaaaattccatttttccttctttctg CGGTTATCGCTCTTGCATTTGTCACCATCCACACCTTTTCGATGGTCATTGCATTTAATGGGTATGCAGAGGGGAACAAAGTGGATCGTTATTTTGTTCCCATTGTTCACGTTATTGCAGGAATGCTG ACAATGGTAAATTTGGCACCTGGGGGTTGCGCTGTTGGCATTCCTCTCCTTTATTTCACTGCAATCTTGACCTTAATTCATTGTGGGAGGATGGTTTGGAGAAGATTGACAGAAAACCCAATCAGACCAAGTCACTCGTA G
- the LOC25492651 gene encoding endonuclease III homolog 1, chloroplastic isoform X3, whose amino-acid sequence MLPYKYISKTKMLVVPSSSHCFVSGSWRIKATIMSDTTTTFASIKPSDSDPTSGASASQPVHVYVRRNKKAKGITTTTTTNMTKLQQNQHLPSTQTHKKFGLPEIEDFAYKGSNELTQCLKSEMSLDVTPTEIEVASTTHSIKSPAHWEETLEGIRKMRCSGDAPVDTMGCEKAGSTLPPKERRFAVLVSSLLSSQTKDHINHGAIQRLLQNDLLTPDAINNADEETIKKLIYPVGFYTRKATNLKKIAHICLMKYGGDIPSKIEQLLQLPGIGPKMAHLVMNVAWNDVQGICVDTHVHRICNRLGWVSKLGTKQKTLTPEETRVSLQLWLPREEWDPINPLLVWLDLDRQFVHH is encoded by the exons ATGCTTCCATACAAATACATctccaaaacaaaaatgttggtcgttccctcttcttctcattGCTTTGTTTCGGGGAGCTGGAGAATCAAAGCTACGATCATGTCTGATACTACAACAACATTCGCTTCCATCAAACCCTCCGACTCCGACCCCACATCTGGCGCTTCAGCTTCCCAACCAGTTCATGTCTACGTCCGAAGAAACAAAAAAGCCAAAggaatcaccaccaccaccaccaccaacatgacaaaacttcaacaaaatcaacatcTTCCTTCAACACAGACTCATAAA AAGTTTGGTTTGCCTGAAATTGAAGACTTTGCATATAAAGGATCAAATGAATTGACTCAGTGCT TAAAATCAGAAATGAGCTTAGATGTGACTCCAACTGAAATTGAAGTTGCTTCCACAACACATAGCA TTAAATCACCTGCACACTGGGAAGAGACACTTGAGGGTATTCGCAAAATGAGGTGTTCTGGAGATGCACCAGTAGACACTATGGGATGTGAGAAAGCTGGTTCTACACTACCTCCTAAG GAAAGGCGATTTGCTGTCCTGGTATCTTCTCTTTTATCAAGCCAAACCAAGGATCATATCAATCATG GGGCAATCCAACGTCTTCTTCAAAACGATCTGCTTACTCCTGATGCAATCAACAATGCTGATGAAGAAACCATAAAAAAGTTGATTTACCCA GTTGGATTTTATACGAGAAAAGCCACTAACTTGAAAAAAATTGCACATATTTGTCTCATGAAGTATGGTGGAGACATACCTAGCAAAATCGAGCAACTACTACAACTTCCAGGCATAGGTCCTAAGATGGCTCATTTG GTTATGAATGTTGCATGGAACGATGTCCAAGGGATATGTGTAGATACTCATGTCCACCGCATTTGCAATCGGCTAGGCTGGGTGTCAAAATTGGGCACGAAACAG AAAACTTTGACACCTGAAGAGACAAGAGTGTCACTGCAACTGTGGCTTCCAAGGGAAGAATGGGATCCAATTAATCCTCTATTGGTATG GTTGGATTTGGACAGACAATTTGTACACCACTAA